The Gadus macrocephalus chromosome 1, ASM3116895v1 DNA window GCAGGTCGCCCGGCAGGCGGTAGCGGGCCACCAGGCCGAGCTCCAGGGGGATGTCCGTCTCCTCCGAGTGCGGGAAGATGGCCGCCATGTACTTGGACAGGTCTCTGCCGCGGGCCCGGGCCCGGCCCACCTCCTCCCCGATGAGGGCCACGGCCGCCAGGCAGATCAGccctcgctcctcctcccccccctcctcccccccctcctcccccccctcctcctcctcctcctcctcctcctcctcttctttgttGTCGTTCCCGTCGTTGCTGCGGCTGGGAGCCAGGGGACGGTGGTGGAGGCCCCTGGAGCAGAGCACCATGACGAAGTCGCTCTCCTGGAGCTGCCTGCACAGCCAGCCGACGGAGCCTTCCTCTGCCAGGTTGAGAGTGTCCCAAAGGTCCAGACACACctggcagggagggagggagggagggagggggggagggagagagaggcccacagagagacagacagagagagagagagagggagacagagagagagagagagacagaggcccagagagagagagacagaggcccagagagagagagggagacagagagagagacagaggcccagagagagagagacagggagagagagagagacagagacagagacagagacagagagagagagagagagagagagagagaaaaatagaacagagagggagagagagagtgagtgagacagaaatagaacagagagggagagagacagacagagagagagcgatagaaagagaaacagacacagaggaccagacagacacagatggAGTGGACAGAGAGCGAAAAAGAAGGTGAATCTCtgtttcatgttttctttttttttttgttttcaaccATAACATTTTGTTATGGTTGGCCATTGTATCACACCAACGGTTTGCATGGAGAGGTAGTTACTTGTCTACCTTAGTGGCCATGTGTTGCTGTATGAAAGCCCCAAGCTGCATGACAGCTCTGACGTGGGCGGGGCCATCCTTGCCACAGTAGCAAATCAGAAGGCGGGGCGGAGTCACACCTCCCTCTGGCAACAAGGGGACTTCCTCCTGTGTGGTCTTGTCTTGATGTCGTTCCACAATAACATCTGCTCGGAGACCAGAAAAAACTTGTTATTTGCAGTTTAGTTCCACCCCTTGTTATTCTGTTTGAGTGTCAATCACAGACCGCAGACTGACATTCATAAAGGCAGCTTATAGTAGTTAGCGTTGAAGGCCAAACGACATAAAAAGTTTAACCGTCCAAAACATTCATGACTCATAAGAAAGTAGCAGAAGTACGTTAAAAAAGCCATTAATTTGTCATACGTGTTtcgaggaggatggagagactAGCCTAGAAAATATTAGAAAATATTCCAAATATTGATGaataaagaaatggaaaaaATTACATTTAAGAGAACAATAAACTTTAAGGATCAAAATTAATTGAAAGGCTAGCCTGAGGAGGCCAAACTGAGTTTCCTTCTGTTTTCTAATGTTACTTTGTTAGATATCCATACAGATTTCTATACTTTACATTTTGCAATAGGTCTAGCAAGCAGTGTCCCCCCTATTCCTGATGCAGTGACAGATGTGCCTTTATTGTTCAACCTGATTCAATTTAACTTTATTGTTTTCGTACCAGTAAAACCCAACCAAATTTAGTAAGCATCATCACTTTCAATATCACCGACAACATTATtgttcaattttatttgtcaaTATTAGTTATTAGTTAAACATACTTATTTACTAAATGTATCCTTACTTTGAATGTCATTCTATTCGGCACTGGCGTTAGCATTCACCCCGCCCCTATAAAATGTAACCGATCCCTGACTCTACCTTATCTCACCCAACCAGACATTGCAAAGTAGCATGAAGTGCAGGTCTATATTAGACTGGGTGGCCCCGCCTATTCTGCCGGCggtttgagttcgccctgcagaagggtctggagaacagcaacacatttctttctagtttcgataagtttttgcgggagccaatcaccaagctggctttccccccccccccgggcgcgctattggctggttcaaCGCAATGACGACAAGCAAgggacggcaagcagccaattgcgcaCAGAGTCATTTGAATTAGGCCCATTGATcccgcctcttgtgctgaagaaactgacagcagcttccccatgCCAACGTGCAGTCGATGactgagcttggtctggcaatagtcTTCCTGTGTTCTGGTACCTGGCTTCAGATCCGCCTTCTTCTTCCACAGGGTGGGCCTCCGGCAGAAGAAGAGCAGCAGGATGGCAGCCAGGACCCCCAGAGACAGGGCCAGCGGCAGGACCAGAGCCAGGGGCCGGGGGCCTGTCCCGCCCGCTGCTGCGTCTGCAGAGAAGACATGTCGGTTGTTAACACGGCGGGTTGTCAAACAGGGGTTACCACACCTCGATGCCAGAcagaagaacccccccccccggcgtcTACCTTGCACTCAAGAAATGTACGTcagcatattaaaaaaaaataaacatccacGATGACAAGTGTTAAAAAATGAACACATGTGAAAGTGCCTCAGGTAGCTGTAGGTATGATTTATCAGCTATATTGGATGTGCTCCATTACAGATGATCACAATCTTCAGCTATTCGTGTGAAAGGCTCTTTGAAATGTCAGCTTTGGTTGATGGCACTCATGCAACGTGTTTGACCCCACGTTGTTGTGAGACTGCTCCGGGCTCCTTTGTGACCATCAGGTGATCttggttcggggggggggggggggggattccgtCTTGCCTGTCAGTCACAGGTGCGTGAATGCAACCCTTCATAATGGCGTGGACTACAGAGGGAGGATAATTGTCTGGGTTGTCCAAAAGCGTTCACAATTCAAAGCCTTGGTCTGCTGGTTCtgctctagctctctctctctcgctctctgctctTATATCTCACCGACCGACCGCAGCCGTTgtcacgttctctctctctctctctccggatGATCTACATGAGGTCGAACAGGACGTTACCTCGCTCCCCCGGCTCAACCTGGAAGTCAAAGGAGGCCCTCACCGCATCCACCTCGTCCGCTGCAATCTGTGAGGACGACAATGAGGACAAGCGTTCAGGGTTATCTTTACTCACAGAACACTTTTGTCACAATGACAGTCCCAGGGCTTACAGTACCACACTTCATGCACACAGGcaggcgcgcgcacgcacgcacacacgcgcgcacgcacacacacacacacacacacagtacaaagGTTTGTATGCTATCGTAAATATTGTaaactttaaaaatatatattaagataaaaaaatacattcaagagTGAACTTATTTATCCGTTTTGTTTGATCACAATGACAGGTCATACCTCACAGGTGTAGTTAGTTCCTTCTTTCAGGCCCTCTAGGAGGAAACTGCAATGAGTTTTGTTTTTAGAGAAATCCTACGGAAGGAGGAAGATGAAACGCAAAGTTAGGATTGAGGTGGATTATGCAAAAAATACTCAGAATTGTCTTTAGCATTTACTGCTTGTATCTGAACACACCAGTGATCGCTAGCAGACTTGTTTTGACTGGACGCAACTTTTATCTTTCTTTGCACTTCATACGACAAGTGTGTGGTGATGGGCTGGACTTACAGGTGTGATGCCCATGTAAGTCTTTCCTGTGGGCCCGTAGCACCAGGAGAAGTACTTCCTGACGCccagggtgggcggggccaggttGAAGGTCACGGTGACCTCCGCCCTCTGTTGCTTCAGCGCGATCTGTTCAGGGTACCAGTCTACGAGTTCCAGAGACCCCCGATGAACCATTAAAAACTGAATAGTTCACGTTTTGAGGCatacatttataatttaaaagTCAGCACCCTTCACTTCTTGCTtttcatttaaattaaaaattttttttaaattataataatGGATTTCTAGCGTACCTTTTTTGCAGCGGTCGATTCCATGCTTCTTTGCGCACgctataaatacatgaaacacatTGCTTTGAATCGTACGTGTTTGGTAAATTACATAAAACACATTTGgtaaaatacacaaacattgtTGATAACACTTGTCATATCAGTAGCGATGGAAATACAACTTTAATACATGTCaggtatataataataaatagtcaGTACATATAACACATGTCGTACAGTAGGACAGCAGTAGGCCTTGTGTTGAAGCAGAGATGTGTCCTCTTACTGTTAGTGGAGAAGATCTTGGTGTAGAAGAACTTGTCCCATTTCTCTGGGGCAGGGATAGCCATGACGGTGACTGCGTAC harbors:
- the si:ch211-207e14.4 gene encoding interleukin-17 receptor D, with the protein product MAIPAPEKWDKFFYTKIFSTNTCAKKHGIDRCKKDWYPEQIALKQQRAEVTVTFNLAPPTLGVRKYFSWCYGPTGKTYMGITPDFSKNKTHCSFLLEGLKEGTNYTCEIAADEVDAVRASFDFQVEPGERDAAAGGTGPRPLALVLPLALSLGVLAAILLLFFCRRPTLWKKKADLKPDVIVERHQDKTTQEEVPLLPEGGVTPPRLLICYCGKDGPAHVRAVMQLGAFIQQHMATKVCLDLWDTLNLAEEGSVGWLCRQLQESDFVMVLCSRGLHHRPLAPSRSNDGNDNKEEEEEEEEEEEGGEEGGEEGGEEERGLICLAAVALIGEEVGRARARGRDLSKYMAAIFPHSEETDIPLELGLVARYRLPGDLPLLFSHLHGVALHAPGRYLEVEHLSRDGLARVPSGAALLRAIAEAGLAGEAATARVGQGEETVEEEEEQEQEQEQQQQQEQQQQQEQQEQQEQKGQRGWEEWAAVAV